A genomic region of Nostoc sp. UHCC 0702 contains the following coding sequences:
- a CDS encoding ParB N-terminal domain-containing protein: MPIVPIDQIQVGRNRRPVKGEKVDDLKESIKANGLLNPITVDQKLNLIAGLHRLTACKLLGLEAIECNIVTYQDSDQARLAEIDENLIRNELEPLERSELWLERDQIMERMGLRAKVGDNQHTHKGGEMISPPPKRTVELAKEVGYSERTFQHGKQIAKSIHPAVKQLIKGTAIADSPTALLKIARAGSQERSLAQEAQKALELAQARGDKEEAERQAQLIADLKAKQKELQILAHKSAMAQKAAKLAVKKSQRQPEPLIEQSATPTAPKVKIGEEWLLGRHLIYCGHTATPEFRKLLPSDAALAIATLSPTWEHNYLVNEARVVAVLRSEGHIYEFYKHNQMPFQYELILGNIYVGIFSHQLISKPQRPINVEGVEAIINYLINLYTSPNNFVIAPFMGHGEILIACEKMGRICFMGDTHPELVSRGILRWQNWAGKQPVMGTRY; the protein is encoded by the coding sequence ATGCCTATAGTGCCTATAGACCAAATTCAAGTTGGTCGCAACCGCCGCCCAGTTAAAGGCGAAAAAGTTGACGATTTGAAGGAATCAATTAAGGCTAATGGTCTTTTGAACCCGATTACGGTAGATCAAAAGCTGAATTTGATTGCGGGTTTACACCGTCTGACAGCCTGTAAACTGTTGGGGCTAGAGGCTATTGAGTGTAATATTGTGACTTATCAAGATTCTGACCAAGCCCGTTTGGCAGAAATTGACGAAAATTTGATCCGCAATGAGCTAGAACCGCTAGAGCGTTCAGAACTGTGGTTGGAACGAGATCAAATTATGGAACGCATGGGACTGCGGGCGAAAGTGGGTGATAATCAACATACCCATAAAGGTGGTGAAATGATTTCACCACCACCAAAAAGAACTGTGGAGTTAGCCAAAGAAGTCGGATATTCTGAACGCACCTTCCAGCACGGTAAGCAGATTGCTAAAAGTATTCATCCAGCAGTTAAACAGCTAATTAAGGGTACAGCGATCGCTGATAGTCCTACGGCATTATTGAAGATAGCTAGGGCTGGTAGTCAAGAACGTAGTTTGGCACAAGAGGCACAAAAAGCTTTGGAGTTAGCCCAAGCCAGGGGAGACAAAGAAGAAGCCGAACGGCAAGCTCAACTAATTGCTGACTTGAAAGCTAAGCAAAAAGAACTACAGATATTAGCACACAAAAGTGCTATGGCACAAAAAGCAGCTAAATTGGCTGTCAAAAAAAGCCAACGCCAGCCAGAACCATTAATTGAGCAATCTGCAACACCTACTGCACCCAAAGTCAAAATTGGTGAGGAATGGCTCTTAGGACGGCATTTAATATATTGTGGTCATACTGCAACTCCAGAGTTTAGAAAACTGCTGCCCTCAGATGCGGCGTTAGCGATCGCTACCCTTTCCCCTACCTGGGAGCATAATTACTTAGTAAATGAGGCGCGGGTTGTGGCTGTGCTGCGTTCAGAGGGACATATTTATGAATTTTACAAGCATAATCAAATGCCCTTTCAATACGAATTAATACTGGGCAATATTTATGTAGGAATTTTTTCTCACCAATTAATATCTAAACCACAAAGACCAATTAACGTTGAAGGAGTAGAAGCAATCATCAACTACTTAATAAATTTGTATACTAGCCCGAATAATTTTGTGATTGCCCCGTTTATGGGACACGGAGAAATTCTCATTGCTTGTGAAAAAATGGGGCGTATCTGTTTTATGGGGGATACTCATCCAGAATTGGTGAGTCGCGGCATTCTCCGGTGGCAAAATTGGGCTGGAAAGCAACCAGTAATGGGGACTAGGTACTAG
- a CDS encoding ABC exporter membrane fusion protein, which translates to MAVNKESRLFTKSPGRWRILLAASITLATGLISFYSFSPIKFRSEVQTPPANSPKATPVKVAVTALGRLQPEGEVTNLSAPSSTNGIRVEKLLVKEGDTVKAGQVLAYLEDYSRATTALEQALDKLQIAKVKLAQVKSGAKPGDIDAQKAAIASLGSQFKGDVATQQATINRIQAEVNNAQTENQRYQQLFKQGAIAASVADTKTLQLKTAQQQLTEAKASLNRTQNTFTEQQKEAIAKLNSIKEVRTVDVDLAQADVRSAVTAIKQAKADQELSYIKSPIDGKILKIHAKTGEVISSTGFAEIGKTSQMYVVAEVYQTDIQKVRLGQKATIISTAFPGKLQGTVNEIGLQVDKQSIFSLNPNSDTDRRIVEVKISIDNPADSDRVARLTNLQVDVAIQI; encoded by the coding sequence ATGGCAGTAAACAAAGAAAGCCGATTATTTACAAAATCTCCTGGTCGGTGGCGAATACTTTTGGCAGCTTCTATTACTTTAGCTACCGGACTAATATCATTCTATAGTTTTTCACCAATCAAGTTTCGCTCCGAAGTTCAAACTCCGCCAGCTAATTCTCCAAAGGCTACCCCTGTGAAAGTTGCTGTGACTGCCTTGGGACGTTTGCAACCTGAAGGCGAAGTGACTAATTTGTCTGCTCCCAGTTCAACTAACGGTATTCGAGTAGAAAAACTGTTGGTGAAGGAAGGAGACACCGTAAAGGCAGGACAAGTATTAGCGTATTTAGAAGATTATAGTCGTGCTACCACAGCCTTAGAACAAGCTTTAGACAAACTGCAAATTGCCAAAGTCAAACTAGCACAGGTAAAGTCTGGGGCTAAACCCGGAGACATCGATGCACAAAAGGCAGCGATCGCGAGTTTAGGGTCACAATTTAAAGGTGATGTTGCAACACAACAAGCAACCATCAACCGCATCCAGGCTGAAGTCAACAATGCTCAAACAGAGAACCAGCGATATCAGCAGTTATTTAAACAAGGTGCGATCGCTGCTTCAGTAGCAGATACTAAAACTTTGCAATTGAAAACAGCACAACAGCAGCTAACAGAAGCCAAAGCCAGCCTCAACCGTACTCAAAACACCTTCACTGAACAGCAAAAAGAAGCCATAGCCAAACTCAACAGTATTAAAGAAGTGCGTACAGTCGATGTTGACTTAGCACAAGCCGATGTTAGAAGTGCTGTAACTGCTATCAAGCAAGCAAAAGCAGACCAGGAATTAAGTTACATCAAATCTCCCATAGATGGCAAAATTTTGAAAATTCACGCCAAAACTGGAGAAGTAATTTCCAGCACTGGATTTGCTGAGATAGGCAAAACATCTCAAATGTATGTTGTTGCAGAAGTCTATCAAACCGATATTCAAAAAGTGCGTCTAGGTCAAAAAGCTACCATTATCAGTACAGCATTTCCTGGAAAATTACAAGGAACTGTGAACGAAATTGGTTTGCAAGTTGACAAACAAAGCATCTTTAGCCTCAACCCCAACTCAGACACAGACCGTAGAATAGTTGAAGTCAAAATATCCATCGATAATCCCGCAGATAGCGATCGGGTAGCTCGTTTAACCAATTTACAGGTGGATGTTGCTATTCAGATATAG
- a CDS encoding FtsX-like permease family protein gives MNLKIPLAWLQLAQQKVRFLVAIAGIAFIVLLMFVQLGFQDALYSSATAVHQNLRGDLFLVSSQYKSLTSSQSFSRTRLYQTLGFDGVESVSPMYLQFAKLKNPATGEKYSIYVIGFDPGRHVMNIPEVEQNLDKLKIPDVMLFDRDSRPEFGPIAANFDKGDTEQTIEIFPFDAQIGYRVRVGGLFSLGPSFGVDGNLIVSDSTFLRINPNTRPAEKIDIGVISLQPGVDVEKILKNLKASLPNDVQIFTRQEFINFEKNYWALRTPIGFILNLMLTMASVVGVVIVYQILYSNIATQFIAYATLKAIGYANNYLLNVVFQQALILAFFSYIPGFLVSVILYDFAREATKLPIMMTANNATIVLISAVLMCITSGALAINKLRSADPADIF, from the coding sequence ATGAATTTAAAGATTCCTTTAGCATGGCTACAATTAGCCCAACAGAAAGTTCGCTTTTTAGTGGCTATAGCTGGGATTGCTTTTATTGTCCTGTTGATGTTTGTACAACTTGGTTTCCAAGATGCTCTTTATTCCAGTGCTACCGCAGTGCATCAAAACCTGCGAGGTGATTTATTTTTAGTCAGTTCTCAATATAAATCTTTGACTTCAAGTCAAAGCTTTTCACGCACTCGTTTATACCAAACTTTGGGGTTTGATGGTGTAGAGTCAGTTAGCCCCATGTATTTGCAATTTGCAAAATTAAAAAATCCGGCAACCGGAGAGAAATACTCAATATATGTTATTGGGTTTGATCCGGGAAGACATGTGATGAATATACCGGAAGTCGAGCAAAACTTAGACAAACTCAAAATTCCTGATGTCATGCTTTTTGACCGGGATTCTCGACCAGAATTCGGCCCAATCGCTGCAAATTTTGACAAAGGAGATACGGAACAAACAATTGAAATATTTCCCTTTGATGCACAAATTGGATATAGAGTTAGAGTTGGTGGCTTATTCAGCTTAGGCCCTTCATTTGGTGTAGACGGCAATTTAATTGTCAGTGATTCAACTTTCTTAAGAATAAATCCTAACACTCGTCCGGCAGAGAAAATAGATATCGGTGTCATCTCTCTCCAGCCTGGTGTCGATGTAGAAAAAATTCTGAAAAATTTGAAAGCCAGCTTACCTAATGATGTGCAAATTTTCACCCGCCAAGAATTTATTAACTTTGAGAAAAATTATTGGGCACTGAGAACACCTATTGGCTTTATCTTGAATCTAATGTTAACAATGGCTTCTGTTGTAGGTGTAGTTATTGTCTATCAAATTCTTTACAGCAATATTGCAACACAATTTATTGCTTATGCAACTTTAAAAGCTATTGGTTATGCCAATAACTATTTATTAAATGTGGTCTTTCAACAAGCCTTAATCTTGGCATTTTTCAGTTATATACCGGGATTTCTTGTCTCTGTAATTTTATATGACTTTGCCAGGGAAGCCACTAAATTACCAATCATGATGACTGCTAATAATGCAACAATCGTTTTAATATCGGCAGTATTGATGTGTATAACTTCTGGCGCACTCGCTATCAATAAACTCCGTTCTGCTGACCCAGCTGATATTTTCTAG
- a CDS encoding NAD-dependent epimerase/dehydratase family protein yields the protein MNLQNKTLLITGIDEFIGLRAAELAIAQGMKVRGLQKNSDREKVQNLGVEVLVGNLTDAAIAQKACQGVDIVLHTAQITQEAGSLKDFREINVTGTVNIAKAAKNAGVKTFVHLSSVMVYGFNYPENITETGPLCGEDNAYCQTKIEAEAQLLPLNAPPDFGVIIIRAGDVYGPGSIPWIVRPILMMRQKLFAYANDGKGVINHVYIDNLIDAIFLAIEKETYGEIFNITDGEDTSWKEYFMRLAAIEGLPAPMSLPKDEMKLFLKLRHQGQKLFRKKADILPESVDFMSRPHAYSVAKAQSLLDYKPKIDLEAGMQLTHEWLQKTDIQQLVK from the coding sequence ATGAATTTGCAAAACAAAACTCTTCTTATCACTGGAATTGATGAATTTATCGGTTTGCGTGCAGCCGAGTTAGCCATAGCGCAGGGAATGAAAGTTAGGGGATTGCAAAAAAATAGCGATCGCGAAAAAGTCCAAAATTTGGGTGTAGAAGTACTTGTCGGGAATCTTACCGATGCAGCTATTGCTCAAAAAGCTTGTCAGGGAGTAGACATCGTTTTACATACTGCTCAAATTACCCAAGAAGCTGGTTCACTAAAGGATTTTCGAGAAATCAATGTCACCGGCACAGTTAATATAGCTAAAGCTGCTAAAAATGCTGGTGTTAAAACTTTTGTGCATCTCTCCAGTGTGATGGTTTATGGCTTTAATTATCCTGAAAACATCACCGAAACCGGGCCACTCTGCGGTGAGGATAATGCCTACTGTCAGACAAAAATAGAAGCCGAAGCACAACTTTTACCATTGAATGCACCGCCTGATTTTGGTGTGATCATTATTCGCGCTGGTGATGTTTACGGGCCAGGGAGTATTCCCTGGATAGTCCGACCAATTCTGATGATGCGTCAAAAATTGTTTGCCTATGCGAATGATGGTAAAGGAGTAATCAATCACGTCTATATAGACAATCTCATTGACGCTATTTTTCTAGCGATAGAAAAAGAAACCTACGGAGAAATTTTCAATATCACCGACGGAGAAGACACTTCTTGGAAAGAGTATTTCATGCGTCTAGCGGCAATAGAAGGTTTACCGGCACCCATGTCTTTACCAAAAGATGAAATGAAGTTGTTTTTGAAACTACGCCATCAGGGACAAAAACTTTTTCGTAAAAAAGCTGATATTCTCCCAGAGTCAGTAGATTTTATGTCTCGTCCTCATGCTTATTCTGTTGCTAAAGCCCAGAGTTTGTTAGATTACAAACCCAAAATTGACTTAGAAGCAGGAATGCAACTAACACATGAATGGTTGCAAAAAACTGATATTCAACAACTAGTTAAATAG
- a CDS encoding DUF2141 domain-containing protein, giving the protein MLKITHLRHLLLASLLSISCAEIVNAESATKLTVSVNGIRHQKGEICFRVYASERGFPMSNTSEVQSGCTKITGTSVTKVFSGLKPGNYAVAVVDDQNGNHKLDTDFFGIPKEGFGISNNPTVSIQTGTPKFSKSSFVVKKNTTINIFMKYSLDP; this is encoded by the coding sequence ATGCTGAAAATAACTCATTTACGGCATCTTCTACTAGCTAGTTTATTGAGCATTAGTTGTGCTGAAATTGTCAATGCAGAGTCTGCCACAAAGCTGACTGTTTCAGTGAATGGAATCCGTCACCAAAAAGGCGAGATTTGCTTCAGAGTTTACGCTAGTGAACGAGGATTTCCTATGAGTAACACTAGTGAAGTTCAAAGTGGCTGTACTAAGATTACAGGCACTTCTGTCACCAAGGTTTTTTCTGGCTTGAAGCCAGGAAATTATGCTGTTGCTGTAGTTGACGATCAGAACGGAAATCACAAGCTTGATACAGACTTTTTTGGTATTCCTAAAGAAGGTTTTGGTATTTCCAATAATCCTACTGTATCTATCCAAACAGGTACACCAAAGTTTAGCAAATCAAGTTTTGTAGTTAAGAAAAATACAACAATCAATATTTTCATGAAATACTCGCTTGATCCATAA